One region of Mycobacterium riyadhense genomic DNA includes:
- a CDS encoding integrase catalytic domain-containing protein: MGLTMSQRKAVTKAIASRYARADKAGKGRILDELCATTGWHRNHARKALKAALRPKLVKPRSPRAPKYGPKVVAALVFCWAVLGMPAGKRLAPVLGELVAILRQFGELVIDDDTAALLVGMSAATIDRRLAPERRRYQLKGRSTTKPGTLLKSQIPVRTWADWDDARPGFVEIDLVSHDGGNAAGEHAWTLTVTDIATGWTENRSVPNKARKWVLAALDDIAKSMPFPILGVDSDNGGEFINSHLLAWCEKRRITFTRSRPGNKNDGCHVEQKNWAIVRIVVGYHRYDTQAELLLLNKIWILQSKLTNYFYPQQKLVSKVRVGAKVSKKYDQAATPYRRAEAHETISTEDKAILADTYIRINPAAVQRQIQALTSELLAITTSKAAPKTKAPVEPAPTRASVDESTNQTSRAS, translated from the coding sequence ATGGGACTGACGATGAGTCAACGCAAGGCCGTGACGAAGGCGATCGCGAGCCGTTACGCGCGGGCGGACAAGGCTGGCAAGGGCCGGATTCTCGACGAGTTGTGCGCCACCACGGGATGGCATCGCAATCATGCCCGCAAGGCACTTAAGGCGGCGTTGCGGCCAAAGCTGGTCAAGCCCCGGTCACCGCGTGCACCGAAGTATGGACCGAAAGTCGTTGCAGCGCTGGTCTTCTGCTGGGCAGTTCTGGGCATGCCTGCGGGTAAGCGGCTGGCGCCGGTGCTGGGCGAGCTGGTGGCGATTTTGCGGCAGTTTGGTGAGCTGGTCATCGATGACGACACCGCCGCGCTGCTGGTGGGCATGTCCGCGGCCACCATCGACCGCCGCCTGGCACCCGAGCGGCGCCGCTACCAGCTTAAGGGCCGCAGCACCACCAAGCCCGGGACGTTGTTGAAGTCTCAGATCCCGGTACGCACCTGGGCGGACTGGGACGACGCGCGACCGGGGTTTGTCGAGATCGACCTGGTGTCCCACGACGGCGGTAATGCCGCTGGTGAGCACGCCTGGACCTTGACCGTCACCGACATCGCTACCGGCTGGACCGAGAACCGCAGCGTGCCCAACAAGGCCCGCAAATGGGTGCTGGCCGCACTCGATGACATCGCCAAGAGCATGCCGTTTCCGATCCTCGGCGTGGACAGCGACAATGGCGGGGAGTTCATCAATAGCCATCTGCTGGCGTGGTGTGAGAAACGCCGGATCACCTTCACCCGCTCGCGGCCGGGCAACAAAAACGACGGCTGCCATGTCGAGCAGAAGAACTGGGCGATCGTGCGCATCGTGGTGGGCTACCACCGCTACGACACGCAAGCAGAACTGTTGCTGCTCAACAAGATCTGGATCCTGCAGTCGAAGCTGACCAACTACTTCTACCCGCAACAAAAGCTGGTGTCGAAAGTCCGGGTTGGTGCAAAGGTCTCCAAGAAATACGACCAAGCGGCCACGCCGTACCGCCGTGCCGAGGCCCACGAGACCATCAGCACCGAGGACAAGGCGATCCTGGCCGACACCTACATCCGCATCAACCCCGCCGCCGTGCAACGTCAGATCCAGGCCCTCACCTCCGAGCTACTCGCGATCACCACCAGCAAGGCCGCACCGAAGACCAAGGCCCCAGTCGAGCCCGCTCCCACGCGCGCATCCGTAGATGAGTCAACGAATCAAACTTCGCGCGCATCTTGA
- a CDS encoding adenylate/guanylate cyclase domain-containing protein — protein MHGDVGVPPACGGEERRSSVRDDHVDQPDKDDLLDGLEGTARAERAELVDWLLEQGITAEEIRATNPPLLLATRHLVGDDGTYVSTREISENRGVDLELLQRVQRAIGLARVDDPDAVVHMRADVEAAANAQQFVELGLHPDQVVLVTRVLAEGLSHAAEVMRYTALSAIMRPGVTEVQIAQASKALVSQIVPLLGPMIQDMLFMQLRHMMETESVNAGERAAGKPLPGARQVTVAFADLVGFTKLGEVVSAEELGQLAGRLAELARDLTAPPVRFIKTIGDAVMLVCPDPAPLLDAVLKLVETVDTDDAFPRLRAGVASGMAVSRAGDWFGSPVNVASRVTGVARPGSVLVAESVADAVNSSDDGDGFHFSFAGTRRLKGVKSEARLFRVRRH, from the coding sequence ATGCATGGCGATGTGGGGGTACCTCCCGCTTGCGGGGGAGAGGAGCGGCGCTCATCAGTGAGGGATGACCACGTGGACCAACCGGACAAGGACGATCTACTCGACGGACTCGAGGGCACCGCGCGTGCCGAGCGCGCCGAGCTCGTGGACTGGCTGCTCGAGCAGGGCATCACCGCCGAAGAGATCCGGGCGACCAACCCACCGCTACTGCTGGCCACCCGGCACCTCGTCGGGGACGACGGCACCTATGTATCCACCAGGGAGATCAGTGAGAACCGCGGCGTTGACCTGGAGCTGCTGCAGCGGGTGCAGCGCGCCATCGGCCTGGCCAGGGTGGACGACCCGGACGCGGTCGTGCACATGCGCGCCGATGTTGAAGCGGCCGCGAACGCGCAGCAGTTCGTCGAGCTGGGACTGCACCCCGACCAAGTTGTGCTCGTCACCCGTGTCCTCGCCGAGGGCCTGTCGCATGCCGCCGAGGTCATGCGGTACACCGCGCTGTCGGCGATCATGCGTCCTGGAGTTACCGAGGTTCAGATCGCACAGGCGTCAAAAGCCTTGGTGAGTCAGATCGTTCCGCTGCTTGGTCCGATGATCCAGGACATGCTGTTCATGCAGCTGCGGCACATGATGGAGACCGAATCGGTCAACGCCGGGGAGCGAGCCGCCGGTAAGCCGCTGCCGGGTGCGCGTCAGGTCACCGTTGCGTTCGCTGACCTGGTCGGCTTCACCAAGCTAGGTGAGGTGGTATCGGCCGAGGAGCTGGGTCAGCTGGCCGGCCGGCTGGCTGAACTCGCGCGTGACCTGACCGCGCCGCCGGTGCGATTTATCAAGACGATCGGCGACGCGGTGATGCTGGTCTGCCCCGACCCAGCGCCGTTGCTGGATGCCGTCCTTAAGCTGGTCGAGACGGTTGACACCGACGACGCCTTTCCGCGGCTACGGGCCGGAGTCGCCTCCGGCATGGCGGTGAGCCGGGCCGGCGACTGGTTCGGCAGTCCGGTGAACGTGGCAAGTCGGGTGACCGGCGTCGCCCGGCCGGGCAGTGTGCTGGTCGCGGAGTCGGTGGCCGACGCCGTAAATAGCTCGGATGACGGCGATGGATTCCACTTTTCGTTTGCCGGCACTCGCCGCCTCAAGGGCGTCAAGAGCGAAGCGAGACTGTTCCGCGTCCGGCGCCACTAG
- a CDS encoding uracil-DNA glycosylase encodes MLTHPRTGRSFDSPVAPGTGWPGDPATPQTPVAADAPQVVTLAQQAGSIPELDAVISVCRACPRLVTWREDVAVAKRRAFADQPYWGRPVPGWGSERPWLLIVGLAPAAHGANRTGRMFTGDRSGDQLYAALCRAGLVNQPISVDAADGLRANRIRIVAPVRCAPPANAPTPAERLTCSPWLNAEWRLVSDAVRVIVALGGFAWQVALGLPGLAGTRKPKFGHGVVADLPSGVRLLGCYHPSQQNMFTGRLTPAMLDDIFTEAKKWAGIN; translated from the coding sequence GTGCTCACCCATCCCAGAACGGGCCGGAGCTTCGATTCTCCGGTCGCGCCCGGCACCGGCTGGCCGGGCGATCCCGCGACGCCGCAGACCCCAGTGGCTGCCGACGCCCCGCAGGTCGTGACGCTGGCACAGCAAGCCGGCTCGATTCCCGAACTCGACGCGGTGATCAGCGTGTGCCGCGCGTGCCCCCGGCTAGTTACCTGGCGGGAGGACGTCGCCGTCGCCAAGCGTCGAGCGTTCGCCGACCAGCCATACTGGGGCCGCCCGGTGCCCGGCTGGGGATCGGAGCGGCCGTGGCTGCTGATCGTCGGGCTGGCCCCGGCTGCGCACGGCGCCAATCGGACCGGTCGGATGTTCACCGGGGACCGGTCGGGGGACCAGCTGTACGCGGCACTGTGTCGGGCCGGGTTGGTGAACCAGCCGATCAGCGTCGATGCCGCAGACGGGTTGCGGGCCAACCGGATTCGCATCGTGGCGCCGGTGCGTTGCGCGCCCCCGGCCAACGCGCCGACGCCGGCCGAGCGGCTCACCTGCTCGCCGTGGCTGAACGCCGAATGGCGTCTGGTGTCCGATGCGGTCCGGGTGATCGTTGCGTTGGGCGGGTTCGCCTGGCAGGTCGCGTTGGGGCTGCCGGGCCTAGCGGGTACCCGTAAGCCGAAGTTCGGCCATGGCGTCGTGGCTGACTTACCGTCGGGGGTGCGATTGCTCGGTTGCTACCACCCGAGCCAGCAGAACATGTTCACCGGTAGGTTGACTCCGGCTATGCTCGACGACATTTTCACCGAAGCCAAGAAGTGGGCAGGGATCAATTGA
- a CDS encoding FAD-binding protein gives MTRTVLVSGASVAGLTVAYWLGQYGYSVTVVERYPGLRPGGQAIDVRGPALTVLERMGLLAAAEAKKTGIRGASVVDRDGNELSRDTESTPTGGPIDNPDIELLRDDLVELLYGATQPDTEYLFDDSIAALDDDGTSVTVTFERAVARSFDFVLGADGLHSNVRRLVFGPEEQFIKRLGTHAAIFTVPNFLELDYWQTWHYGDTTMAGVYSARDNAEARAALAFMDTELRIDYRDTEAQFAELERRMAEDGWVRAQLLHYMRNAPDFYFDEMSQITMDSWSKGRVAVVGDAGYCCSPLSGQGTSVALLGAYILAGELKLAGTDYRRGFANYHAEFNGFVERNQWLVSDNIPGGEPIPQEEFDRVVNSINLEDY, from the coding sequence TTGACACGGACGGTTCTGGTATCCGGCGCCAGTGTGGCCGGTCTGACGGTGGCGTATTGGCTTGGGCAGTACGGCTATTCGGTTACCGTGGTGGAGCGCTATCCCGGCCTGCGGCCGGGCGGCCAGGCGATCGACGTCCGTGGGCCGGCGCTGACTGTGCTGGAACGCATGGGGCTGCTGGCAGCCGCCGAGGCCAAGAAGACCGGGATACGCGGCGCATCCGTCGTCGACCGCGACGGCAATGAGCTATCCCGGGATACCGAATCCACTCCGACCGGTGGTCCGATCGACAACCCCGATATCGAGCTGCTGCGTGATGACCTCGTCGAATTGCTTTATGGCGCAACCCAACCGGATACCGAGTATCTGTTCGACGACAGCATTGCCGCGTTGGACGACGACGGCACCTCGGTCACGGTGACCTTCGAGCGCGCCGTGGCCCGCAGCTTCGACTTCGTGCTCGGCGCCGACGGCTTGCATTCCAACGTGCGCAGACTGGTTTTCGGCCCGGAGGAGCAATTCATCAAGAGACTGGGCACTCACGCGGCGATTTTTACCGTGCCCAACTTCCTGGAACTGGACTACTGGCAGACGTGGCACTATGGCGACACCACCATGGCCGGCGTTTACAGCGCACGCGACAATGCCGAGGCCCGGGCCGCGTTGGCGTTCATGGACACCGAACTGCGCATCGATTACCGCGACACCGAGGCGCAGTTCGCCGAACTGGAACGACGGATGGCCGAAGACGGCTGGGTCCGCGCACAACTACTGCATTACATGCGCAACGCACCGGATTTCTACTTCGACGAGATGTCGCAGATCACGATGGACAGCTGGTCGAAGGGCAGGGTGGCCGTCGTCGGCGACGCCGGGTATTGCTGTTCGCCGTTGTCGGGGCAGGGCACCAGTGTCGCCTTGCTGGGGGCCTACATTCTCGCTGGTGAGCTGAAGCTGGCCGGCACCGATTACCGGCGCGGCTTCGCGAACTACCACGCCGAATTCAACGGTTTCGTCGAGCGCAACCAGTGGCTGGTCAGCGACAACATCCCCGGTGGTGAGCCGATACCCCAGGAGGAGTTCGACCGCGTCGTGAACTCGATCAACCTCGAGGACTATTGA
- a CDS encoding HIT family protein, protein MSCVFCAIAAGEAPAIRIYEDDGYLAILDIRPFTRGHTLVLPKRHTVDITDTPAQTMADMMIIGQRIARAARATELADATNIAINDGSAAFQTVFHIHLHVLPRRNGDKLSVAKGLVLRRDPDREGTGRILREALAQLDPTTHD, encoded by the coding sequence ATGTCCTGCGTGTTCTGTGCGATCGCCGCCGGGGAAGCTCCAGCCATCCGGATCTACGAAGACGACGGCTATCTGGCGATCCTCGACATCCGCCCGTTCACCCGCGGCCACACCTTGGTGCTGCCGAAACGACACACTGTCGACATCACCGACACGCCGGCGCAAACGATGGCCGACATGATGATCATCGGCCAGCGGATCGCGCGGGCGGCCCGGGCGACGGAATTGGCCGATGCGACCAACATCGCAATCAACGACGGGTCTGCCGCCTTCCAGACGGTGTTCCACATCCACCTGCACGTGCTGCCGCGACGCAATGGAGACAAGCTGTCGGTCGCCAAGGGACTGGTGCTACGGCGAGACCCAGACAGGGAGGGCACCGGACGGATCCTGCGGGAGGCGCTGGCCCAGCTGGATCCCACTACGCACGACTGA
- a CDS encoding prolyl oligopeptidase family serine peptidase, whose product MLLAHRADGALPRSRRVADPYRWLEDDDSQETQRWLDGQEALRLQALPAMDRCRVAFRDVMQELTDVGSALSPVVGVPVRRESRRFYLHCQPGQDLAVLMVADEQTGSARVLIDPLTDDASGTTTLAAWRPSWTGRLLAYQLSRGGSEQPELRLLDVATGRDVAQPIHPGRLTPIAWLPDDSGYYYVKGGATEAEQQICLHRLARASSGSSDVPVFRTRMRQLTVMVSGDGRWLIVSCSAGARSGNDLYLAELNTASHDPAAPQLQKIFDGTTDNAQALLKVGTSELMYAITTRDAADCQIFRVNPEQPNYAVWQPIITPAPGNVITGCAALTEPTNGQPRLLVATSANGHPQLSLHDQDGRLLADIPTPTDGPATISTLASAQAEPGHARFVFTDFLTPPKVYRFDLADQTIQPDAPETGVHHFATDAPEAAVHRMRYTSDDGTEIPLYLIVPAGYTHGPRPTILTAYGGFRATISATYTPSLLAWVRAGGIYAIAGVRGGGEYGSAWHAAGRHHNKPNAFADFSAAARWLHAQGWTTPQQLAVRGGSHSGLTAAVALTQDPHLYAAVVCSDALTDMIRYPHLGIGSWWINEFGDPDNPTDRHTLLSYSPYHNVRAGTAYPAVLVTSARHDDRVGAAHSRKLTAELQHATAATKPILLRTEHNVGHGDRATSRLIDLHADILAFCAIHTGLRPAACIRSNLPGQAQ is encoded by the coding sequence GTGCTGTTGGCACACCGGGCAGACGGTGCCCTTCCCCGTTCCCGACGCGTCGCCGACCCGTACCGTTGGCTGGAAGACGACGACAGCCAGGAGACTCAGCGGTGGCTTGATGGCCAGGAAGCGCTGCGCCTGCAGGCATTACCAGCAATGGATCGATGCCGCGTGGCCTTCCGGGACGTTATGCAGGAATTGACTGACGTCGGTTCGGCCTTGAGCCCGGTGGTCGGCGTGCCGGTGCGACGTGAGTCGCGCCGGTTCTACTTGCACTGTCAACCCGGACAGGATCTCGCGGTATTGATGGTCGCCGACGAGCAGACCGGCTCGGCCAGGGTATTGATCGATCCGCTGACCGACGACGCCTCCGGGACGACAACTCTCGCCGCGTGGCGTCCGTCGTGGACTGGACGATTGCTCGCCTACCAACTTTCACGCGGCGGCAGCGAACAACCCGAACTGCGGTTGCTCGACGTCGCCACCGGTCGCGACGTCGCGCAACCAATCCATCCCGGCCGATTGACCCCTATCGCATGGCTTCCCGACGACTCGGGCTACTACTACGTCAAGGGTGGAGCCACCGAGGCTGAGCAGCAAATCTGCCTACATCGGCTCGCTAGAGCGTCCAGCGGCTCGTCCGATGTACCGGTTTTCCGCACCCGGATGCGCCAATTGACGGTCATGGTCAGCGGCGACGGTCGCTGGCTCATAGTCAGTTGTTCAGCTGGCGCACGAAGCGGCAACGACCTATACCTTGCTGAGCTCAATACCGCCAGCCATGATCCCGCCGCCCCGCAGCTACAGAAAATCTTCGACGGCACCACCGATAACGCGCAGGCACTCCTCAAAGTCGGCACGAGTGAGCTGATGTACGCCATCACCACCCGAGATGCAGCTGACTGCCAGATCTTCCGGGTCAATCCCGAGCAACCCAATTATGCCGTCTGGCAACCGATTATCACCCCTGCACCAGGGAACGTGATCACCGGATGCGCCGCTTTGACGGAGCCCACCAACGGCCAACCCCGCTTACTCGTTGCCACCTCGGCGAACGGCCATCCCCAGCTGAGCCTGCACGACCAAGATGGACGGCTGTTGGCCGACATCCCCACCCCGACCGATGGACCAGCCACCATTAGCACACTGGCCAGCGCCCAAGCCGAACCAGGCCACGCTCGGTTTGTGTTCACCGATTTCCTCACTCCGCCGAAGGTGTACCGGTTTGATCTGGCCGATCAAACAATTCAGCCCGATGCGCCAGAGACCGGAGTCCACCACTTTGCGACCGACGCGCCGGAGGCAGCCGTCCATCGGATGCGTTACACCTCGGACGACGGGACCGAAATCCCGTTGTACCTCATCGTTCCCGCCGGATATACCCACGGGCCGCGCCCGACCATCCTGACCGCATACGGCGGCTTCCGAGCAACCATCTCCGCTACCTACACTCCCTCCCTGCTGGCCTGGGTGCGCGCCGGAGGAATCTATGCCATCGCCGGAGTGCGCGGCGGCGGCGAATACGGCAGCGCCTGGCATGCTGCCGGACGTCACCACAACAAGCCAAACGCCTTCGCCGACTTCAGCGCCGCGGCTCGATGGCTACACGCTCAGGGCTGGACAACACCACAGCAGTTGGCCGTCCGCGGCGGTTCCCACAGTGGACTCACCGCCGCGGTAGCCCTCACCCAAGACCCACACCTCTATGCCGCGGTGGTCTGCTCTGATGCATTAACGGACATGATTCGCTATCCCCACCTGGGGATCGGCTCCTGGTGGATCAACGAATTTGGCGACCCAGACAACCCAACCGATCGACACACGCTGCTGAGCTATTCGCCGTACCACAATGTCCGAGCGGGCACCGCCTACCCGGCGGTTCTGGTGACCAGCGCCCGTCATGACGATCGGGTCGGCGCCGCTCACTCCCGCAAGCTGACCGCAGAACTGCAACATGCCACCGCAGCTACCAAACCCATCCTGCTGCGCACCGAACACAACGTTGGCCACGGCGACCGCGCAACCTCGCGACTCATCGACCTGCACGCCGACATACTCGCTTTCTGCGCCATCCACACCGGCCTGCGTCCGGCAGCGTGCATCCGGTCGAACCTTCCCGGCCAGGCTCAATAG
- a CDS encoding amidase translates to MDPSDLAFAGAAAQARMLADGEVTAPVLLEVYLERIERLDSELRAYRVVRYDSAREEAAVAQQRLDAGERLPLLGVPIAIKDDVDIAGEVTTYGSGGHGPAATLDAEVVRRLRAAGAVIIGKTNVPELMIMPFTESMTFGATRNPWNPSRTPGGSSGGSAAAVAAGLAPVALGSDGGGSIRIPSTWCGLFGLKPQRDRISLEPHDGAWQGLSVNGPIARSVLDAALLLDATTAVPSPEGQFVDAAAREPGRLRIALSAKVPTLIPVRCGKAQLVALEQAGALLRDLGHEVINRDPEYPAALYANYLPRFLRGISDDADGQAHPERLEARTRALARLGSFFSDRRMEALRVAEKSLSVRIQSIFDDVDVVVTPGTATGPSRIGAYRRRGGVSTLLRAGRRVPYHQVWNLTGQPAAVVPWDFDGDGLPMSVQLVGRPFDEVTLLSLAAQIEAARPWAHRRPPVS, encoded by the coding sequence GTGGACCCTAGCGATCTCGCCTTCGCCGGCGCAGCCGCACAGGCGCGCATGCTGGCCGACGGTGAAGTCACCGCGCCGGTGCTGCTCGAGGTCTACCTGGAACGGATTGAGCGCCTGGATAGCGAGCTGCGCGCCTACCGCGTGGTGCGTTACGACAGCGCCCGCGAGGAAGCGGCGGTCGCCCAGCAACGCCTCGACGCCGGGGAGCGGCTGCCGCTGCTGGGCGTACCCATCGCAATCAAGGACGATGTCGACATTGCCGGTGAGGTAACGACGTATGGCAGCGGCGGGCACGGTCCGGCTGCGACTCTCGACGCGGAGGTGGTCCGCCGACTGCGCGCCGCGGGCGCGGTGATCATCGGCAAGACCAATGTGCCCGAGCTGATGATCATGCCATTCACCGAGTCGATGACGTTCGGAGCAACCCGCAACCCGTGGAACCCCTCGCGCACCCCCGGCGGGAGCAGCGGTGGCAGTGCAGCCGCGGTGGCCGCCGGGCTGGCCCCGGTGGCACTGGGATCCGACGGCGGTGGATCGATTCGCATCCCGTCGACCTGGTGCGGTTTGTTCGGGCTGAAACCGCAACGCGATCGGATCTCTCTGGAGCCCCACGACGGAGCGTGGCAGGGTTTGAGCGTCAACGGGCCGATCGCGCGTTCGGTGCTGGACGCGGCGTTGTTGCTTGATGCGACAACAGCGGTGCCCAGTCCCGAAGGTCAATTCGTCGACGCGGCCGCTCGCGAGCCTGGCCGACTGCGAATTGCCTTGAGCGCCAAGGTTCCAACCCTGATACCCGTCAGGTGCGGTAAAGCGCAACTGGTAGCGCTCGAGCAGGCGGGCGCGTTGCTTCGCGACCTGGGCCATGAAGTCATCAACCGAGATCCCGAGTATCCGGCCGCGCTGTACGCCAACTACCTGCCTCGCTTTCTCCGCGGTATCAGCGACGACGCCGATGGACAGGCGCATCCGGAGCGCCTCGAAGCGCGCACTCGCGCCCTGGCGCGGCTTGGTTCGTTCTTCTCCGATCGGCGGATGGAGGCACTGCGTGTCGCGGAAAAGTCGCTGAGCGTCCGCATCCAGTCGATCTTCGACGATGTCGACGTCGTCGTTACCCCGGGCACCGCGACGGGCCCGTCCCGCATCGGCGCCTACCGGCGCCGCGGTGGGGTGTCGACACTGCTGCGGGCAGGGCGGCGGGTTCCCTACCACCAGGTCTGGAATCTGACCGGCCAGCCCGCCGCCGTCGTGCCATGGGACTTCGACGGCGACGGCCTGCCGATGTCGGTGCAGCTTGTGGGCCGGCCGTTCGACGAGGTGACGCTGCTGTCGCTGGCCGCGCAGATCGAAGCCGCCAGACCGTGGGCGCACCGGCGACCGCCGGTGTCATGA
- a CDS encoding serine/threonine-protein kinase PknH/PknJ has translation MSDAQGSRVGSMFGPYHLKRLLGRGGMGEVYEAEHTVKEWTVAVKVMTAEFSKDPIFRERMKREARIAGRLQEPHVVPIHDYGEVDGQLFLEMRLVEGTDLDSLLKRFGPLTPPRAVVIITQIASALDAAHAAGVMHRDVKPQNILVTRDDFAYLVDFGIASATTDEKLTQLGTAVGTWKYMAPERFSNDEVTYRADIYALACVLHECLTGAPPYRADSAGTLVTAHLMEPIPQPSVARAGVPKSFDAVVARGMAKKPEDRYASAGDLALAAHEALSDPDQDHAADILRRSQESTLPGPPTGLAPPPTMPATAMAPPPSPPPGPARPAPAGTPPPSQRPQPAPTPSYGPVHSSGPMPQQRPTPASQPGWSPPSGPIPAGWSGTPPATPPPQQPAGQTPWNQGPAARTRNPWPIVAAVAIVLVLVVGGVGIWLVTRPKPKPPPKPISEDRLSSLLLSPSEVNAVMGSSSMTPGKPITSMDSSSLTLSLPDCQGALYTSQAPVYGGTGYTGISALVSSEPGDNYDHWVNQAVVAFPSADLAHTFVQTSANKWKNCAGKTVTVTNKGKTYRWTFAQVEGAPPRITVVDTQEGADGWECQRAMHVANNVVVDVNACGYQITDQGGQIADQIIVKVNKG, from the coding sequence ATGAGCGACGCGCAGGGCTCGCGGGTGGGGTCGATGTTCGGGCCCTACCACCTGAAGCGGCTGCTGGGCCGCGGCGGGATGGGCGAGGTCTACGAGGCGGAGCACACCGTCAAGGAGTGGACCGTTGCGGTCAAGGTGATGACGGCGGAGTTCAGCAAGGACCCAATCTTCCGCGAGCGGATGAAGCGCGAAGCCCGGATCGCCGGCCGATTGCAGGAACCCCATGTGGTGCCCATCCACGACTACGGCGAAGTCGACGGTCAGCTCTTTTTGGAGATGCGCCTCGTCGAGGGCACCGACCTGGACTCCTTGCTCAAACGCTTCGGTCCGCTGACCCCGCCGCGGGCGGTGGTCATCATCACCCAGATCGCCTCGGCCCTGGACGCCGCGCACGCGGCCGGGGTGATGCATCGCGACGTCAAGCCGCAAAACATCCTGGTCACTCGCGACGACTTCGCTTACCTAGTCGACTTCGGGATCGCCAGCGCCACCACCGACGAAAAGCTCACCCAGCTGGGCACCGCGGTGGGCACCTGGAAATACATGGCCCCCGAACGGTTTTCCAACGACGAGGTCACCTACCGCGCCGACATCTACGCACTGGCCTGTGTGCTGCACGAGTGCCTGACGGGAGCCCCGCCGTATCGCGCCGACAGCGCCGGGACGCTGGTCACCGCCCATCTGATGGAGCCGATCCCGCAGCCGAGCGTCGCGCGTGCGGGTGTCCCCAAGTCCTTCGACGCGGTGGTGGCGCGCGGCATGGCCAAGAAACCCGAGGACCGCTACGCCAGCGCGGGCGACCTGGCCCTGGCCGCTCACGAAGCGCTTAGCGACCCCGACCAAGACCACGCCGCCGACATCCTGCGCCGCAGCCAGGAATCGACCCTGCCGGGTCCCCCTACGGGCCTCGCGCCGCCACCGACCATGCCGGCCACCGCCATGGCGCCGCCACCAAGTCCGCCCCCCGGTCCAGCACGGCCGGCCCCCGCCGGCACCCCGCCGCCATCCCAGCGACCCCAGCCGGCACCGACTCCGTCGTATGGCCCGGTGCATTCGTCAGGACCAATGCCGCAGCAGCGGCCGACCCCCGCCAGCCAGCCCGGATGGTCGCCGCCGAGCGGGCCCATTCCCGCCGGCTGGAGCGGCACCCCGCCGGCAACTCCGCCACCGCAGCAACCCGCCGGTCAGACACCCTGGAACCAAGGCCCCGCAGCACGCACGCGCAATCCGTGGCCCATCGTGGCCGCCGTGGCCATAGTGCTCGTCCTTGTCGTCGGCGGGGTAGGCATTTGGCTGGTTACCCGACCCAAGCCGAAACCGCCGCCGAAGCCGATATCCGAGGACCGGCTGAGCTCCCTGCTGCTGAGCCCGTCGGAGGTCAACGCGGTGATGGGGTCGTCGTCGATGACGCCCGGGAAACCCATCACTTCGATGGATTCGTCATCGCTAACACTCTCCTTGCCGGACTGCCAAGGAGCGTTATACACGAGCCAAGCTCCGGTGTACGGCGGCACCGGCTATACCGGGATCAGCGCCTTGGTGTCGTCCGAGCCGGGCGACAACTACGACCACTGGGTCAACCAAGCCGTGGTGGCGTTTCCGTCCGCCGACCTTGCCCACACTTTCGTGCAGACGTCGGCCAACAAGTGGAAAAACTGCGCCGGCAAGACCGTCACCGTGACAAACAAGGGCAAAACATACCGGTGGACGTTCGCGCAAGTGGAAGGCGCCCCGCCGCGGATCACGGTCGTGGACACCCAAGAAGGCGCCGATGGCTGGGAGTGCCAGCGGGCGATGCACGTGGCGAACAATGTGGTCGTCGACGTCAACGCGTGTGGCTACCAGATCACCGACCAAGGTGGACAGATCGCCGACCAGATCATCGTCAAGGTCAACAAGGGATGA
- a CDS encoding GAP family protein produces the protein MGALMLTLAGLAFLDSLNVLNVGVVSAVIYDARLSRRSPVPGALSFIAGLFAVMTIFGLLTVLGLHFLTHFVDFRITPAARYWGELLAGGVLIGLAYFPLTAQSSAPGWAMTATRRRPWLLGFVGVAVGLGQAPTAVPYLTGLAMLSALHPRPAIWPVIVIVYCAVTRWPLLVILALSTLRTTRAKRIQRSIVRVLTHYGPITVRIIFLVVGVGLVIDALMLSRA, from the coding sequence ATGGGAGCTTTGATGCTGACGCTTGCCGGGTTGGCGTTTCTGGACTCGCTCAATGTCCTCAACGTGGGTGTGGTTTCGGCGGTGATCTACGACGCTCGGCTGAGCCGGCGATCACCGGTTCCCGGCGCGTTGAGTTTCATCGCCGGCCTGTTCGCGGTCATGACCATTTTTGGCCTGCTGACCGTGCTCGGGCTGCACTTCTTGACTCATTTCGTCGACTTCAGAATCACGCCAGCAGCTCGGTATTGGGGCGAACTGCTGGCCGGAGGGGTGCTGATCGGTCTGGCCTACTTCCCTTTGACCGCCCAATCTTCGGCGCCTGGGTGGGCGATGACGGCGACGCGGCGACGTCCATGGCTGCTCGGATTCGTCGGAGTGGCAGTGGGTCTCGGGCAAGCGCCGACGGCTGTGCCATATCTGACTGGCTTGGCAATGCTTTCGGCGCTGCATCCACGCCCAGCGATCTGGCCGGTGATCGTCATTGTCTACTGCGCGGTGACGCGTTGGCCGCTGCTGGTGATCCTTGCCCTGTCGACGCTACGAACCACCCGAGCCAAGCGCATACAGCGATCGATCGTGCGCGTTCTCACACACTACGGTCCGATTACGGTGCGGATCATTTTCCTAGTCGTGGGCGTCGGACTGGTCATCGACGCCCTGATGCTCAGTCGTGCGTAG